In Candidatus Caldatribacterium sp., the genomic stretch CCCTGCGGACCATGTGATTCTTGACGATGAGAACTTTCGAAAGGCCGTTGAGCTTGCTACAGAAGTTGCCCAAGCGGGCGAGTGGCTTGTAACCTTTGGGATAGAACCTAACCGACCTCACACCGGGTATGGGTACATCCGCTGTGGGGATCTCTTTCGGGAAGATGCCCGAGGCCGAGTGTACTACGGGATGGGGTTCACGGAGAAACCGGACCGAAAGACGGCAGAGGAGTACCTTCGTCTCGGGGGATATCTCTGGAACAGTGGGATGTTCGTATGGACCATCGGAGCCATCCTTGCAGCCTTAAGGCAGTGGGCTCCCGAAATTGCGAAAGGACTGGAGGAAATTGGCAGGAACCTTGGAACTCCAGGGGAAGAAGAAGTGCTCAAGAGGGTTTTCGCTGCGTTGCCTTCTCTCTCGATTGACTACGCGGTCATGGAAAAAGCTCCAAACATCCTCGTGGTTTCTGGGAAATTCGGTTGGAGCGATGTGGGGTCATGGGAGAGTCTGTACGATGTTCTCCCGAAAGACGCTTCTTCGAATGCAGCCTTGGGAGAGTGCGTTGCCTTAGAGAGTAGAGGGTGTGTCCTCTGGACTGAAAAGCCGGTTGTCCTTTTTGGGGTAGAGGACGTAGTCCTTGTGGAAGAGAGGGACATCCTTTTCCTTATGCCTCGCCAGAGGGACCAGGAAGTGCGTCGTCTCCTGCGGTACTTGGAAGAGATGGGCAAAGGAGAATACCTGTAGCTATGGCTGAAATCCTTCCGGCAACTGAGGAGGCAATTCGAAAGGCCGCAGAATTCCTCAGAGAGGGAAAACTTGTTGCCTTTCCTACGGAGACGGTGTACGGTCTTGGAGCCTGTGCTCTTGATGCTCGGGCAGTCGCCCGCGTCTTTGAGGTAAAGGAACGTCCGTTCTTCGACCCCTTCATCGTCCATGTTGCTGACCTTACCATGGCTGGGGAACTCTGCGATTTCTCGGATCCAAGGGCCCTGCTCCTTGCAGAGCGATTTTGGCCAGGACCCCTGACCCTTGTGTTGCCTAAGAAACCTGTTATTCCTGATATCGTTACGGCGGGTCTTCCTACGGTTGCGGTACGGATGCCTGCGCATCCTGTTGCCCTGCGGCTCATTCGAGAGGCCCAAGTGCCCATTGCTGCTCCGAGTGCCAATCGCTTTGGACGCTTGAGCCCAACTCTTGCGGTGCATGTGGCAAGACAGATTGGGGATCGGATTGAGCTCATCCTCGATGGGGGAAGGTGCCCCATAGGGGTGGAGTCGACGGTCATCGAGCTTGCCGATGAACCTCTCCTCTTGAGACCCGGAGGCGTTCCTCTCGAGGAGATAGAAAGAGTCATTGGGAAGGTTAG encodes the following:
- a CDS encoding NTP transferase domain-containing protein; protein product: MPFAVVMAGGKGERLWPLSRSHRPKQFVRFFGKTLLARTVERILPLVGVENLYVVTQKEHAASVLEELPFLSSRNLILEPVGRNTAPCIGLAALFLSRFSSPQEVMIVLPADHVILDDENFRKAVELATEVAQAGEWLVTFGIEPNRPHTGYGYIRCGDLFREDARGRVYYGMGFTEKPDRKTAEEYLRLGGYLWNSGMFVWTIGAILAALRQWAPEIAKGLEEIGRNLGTPGEEEVLKRVFAALPSLSIDYAVMEKAPNILVVSGKFGWSDVGSWESLYDVLPKDASSNAALGECVALESRGCVLWTEKPVVLFGVEDVVLVEERDILFLMPRQRDQEVRRLLRYLEEMGKGEYL
- a CDS encoding threonylcarbamoyl-AMP synthase, whose translation is MAEILPATEEAIRKAAEFLREGKLVAFPTETVYGLGACALDARAVARVFEVKERPFFDPFIVHVADLTMAGELCDFSDPRALLLAERFWPGPLTLVLPKKPVIPDIVTAGLPTVAVRMPAHPVALRLIREAQVPIAAPSANRFGRLSPTLAVHVARQIGDRIELILDGGRCPIGVESTVIELADEPLLLRPGGVPLEEIERVIGKVREAYLSSVPRSPGQLPSHYAPSVPLRIVPQDTPPPPGLRVGLLAFSSAKYPERFVRVEILSPSRD